The following are encoded together in the Streptomyces rapamycinicus NRRL 5491 genome:
- a CDS encoding ABC transporter permease: MKRTATRALGGLRRLAGMATTLLVTSFLVFSSLYLAPGDPASFLVRGRSASPQELAEIRRQYGFDQPFLVRYGHWLDQVLHGDFGRSYIFHQDVSSVIWSRLPATLLLVGVSALLIAVIGIAAGMVGALRRGTRTDSVLMLLVTVGAAAPAFVVAVLLRSQLGVRLGWFPTIGNGTGVLDRLHHVVLPAVALSVTFMALVTRVTRSAMLEELGREHVEVSVSRGTPRWTVIRCHVLRNALGPIVTVSALLISGMLVSTSIVETAFGMSGVGSLLVQSVNQMDFQVVQAIVLLVVAAFVVVNALVDVAHPLIDPRVAAAGSAR; this comes from the coding sequence ATGAAGCGTACGGCGACTCGGGCGCTCGGTGGTCTGCGCAGACTGGCCGGGATGGCCACGACCCTCCTGGTCACCTCGTTCCTGGTGTTCTCCTCGCTGTACCTGGCGCCCGGGGACCCGGCGAGCTTCCTGGTGCGCGGCCGCAGCGCGAGCCCGCAGGAACTCGCCGAGATCCGGCGCCAGTACGGGTTCGACCAGCCGTTCCTGGTCCGGTACGGGCACTGGCTGGACCAGGTGCTGCACGGCGACTTCGGCCGGTCCTACATCTTCCACCAGGACGTCAGCTCGGTCATCTGGTCGCGCCTGCCGGCCACGCTGCTGTTGGTCGGGGTGTCGGCACTGCTGATCGCGGTAATCGGCATCGCGGCGGGCATGGTCGGCGCGCTGCGCCGCGGTACGCGGACCGACTCCGTGCTGATGCTTCTGGTGACGGTGGGGGCCGCCGCCCCCGCGTTCGTCGTCGCGGTGCTGCTGAGGTCGCAGTTGGGGGTGCGGCTCGGCTGGTTCCCGACCATCGGCAACGGCACCGGTGTACTCGACCGACTGCACCATGTCGTGCTTCCGGCGGTGGCCCTGTCGGTGACGTTCATGGCGCTGGTGACCCGGGTGACCCGCTCGGCGATGCTGGAGGAGCTGGGCCGTGAGCACGTCGAGGTCTCGGTGAGCCGTGGCACACCGCGGTGGACCGTGATCCGGTGTCATGTGCTGCGCAACGCGCTCGGGCCGATCGTCACCGTCTCCGCGCTGCTGATCTCGGGAATGCTGGTGAGCACCTCGATCGTGGAGACCGCGTTCGGGATGTCGGGCGTGGGATCGCTGCTCGTGCAGTCGGTCAACCAGATGGACTTCCAGGTGGTGCAGGCGATCGTGCTGCTCGTGGTGGCCGCGTTCGTCGTGGTCAACGCCCTGGTGGACGTGGCACATCCGCTGATCGATCCGCGGGTGGCGGCAGCGGGGAGCGCACGATGA
- a CDS encoding ABC transporter permease translates to MSVQIPGVMRGPVARLRSLGGGRLQNLCLLFLVLFVLVSVFAPWLAPQDPTYGDLGSGLVGPSGEHWLGTDQGGHDTFSALVEGSRTSLVGPLAVVLFSTVTGIAVGLFTAWRGGWADTVVGRLIDVLFAFPALLVAILAVAVFGKGMTAPVIAMSLAYMPYTARLVRGLALQEQARPYIAAYRVQGHSGMFVAVRRLLPNIGPTVLAQSTVNFGYALLDLAALSFLGLGVQPPTPDWGAMINQSQAAVLQGQPLSSIVPAVAVVLVVVAFNVVGENFGDRLAGRDS, encoded by the coding sequence ATGAGCGTACAGATCCCAGGTGTGATGCGCGGTCCGGTCGCCCGGCTGCGGTCCTTGGGCGGCGGGAGGCTGCAGAACCTGTGCCTGCTTTTTCTGGTCCTGTTCGTCCTGGTCTCGGTGTTCGCGCCGTGGCTCGCGCCGCAGGATCCGACGTACGGCGATCTCGGCTCGGGGCTCGTGGGCCCGAGCGGCGAGCATTGGCTGGGCACGGACCAGGGTGGGCACGACACGTTCTCGGCCCTCGTCGAAGGGAGTCGTACGAGCCTGGTCGGGCCGCTCGCGGTGGTGCTGTTCTCCACCGTCACGGGCATCGCCGTCGGGTTGTTCACGGCCTGGCGGGGCGGCTGGGCCGACACCGTGGTCGGGCGGCTGATCGACGTCCTGTTCGCCTTCCCCGCGCTGCTCGTCGCGATCCTCGCGGTGGCGGTCTTCGGCAAGGGGATGACGGCACCGGTGATCGCCATGTCCCTCGCGTACATGCCGTACACCGCCCGGCTGGTCCGCGGCCTCGCCTTGCAGGAGCAGGCCAGGCCCTATATCGCCGCCTACCGTGTGCAAGGGCACTCCGGGATGTTCGTCGCGGTCCGCCGGCTGCTGCCGAACATCGGCCCGACCGTGCTCGCCCAGTCGACCGTCAACTTCGGCTACGCACTGCTCGACCTCGCCGCCCTGTCCTTCCTGGGCCTCGGCGTTCAGCCGCCGACACCCGACTGGGGCGCGATGATCAACCAGAGTCAGGCCGCGGTGCTGCAGGGGCAGCCGCTGTCGTCGATCGTGCCCGCGGTCGCGGTCGTACTGGTCGTCGTGGCCTTCAACGTGGTCGGAGAGAACTTC